The Bacteroidales bacterium genome contains a region encoding:
- a CDS encoding TolC family protein, producing the protein MKHFGRMNKTIVGTMLLIFFFSYSGISQQGLTLEQALNVAELNSPTMKKTRLNLIRSQENLNAQNASLKSNFSLTLNPIGYTQNREFNDLISKWNSRSTTESYGNFTVSQPIVLTDARVSLTNRFGYKDSYSEYSGITTKGFSNNLSLNLDQPLFTYNRTKLQLKELQLSLENSQLSYAIQLLALERQVAQAFYYVYQQQQSLDIANQAYQNMQKSYEVSKNKVDAGISAREEMFQAELNLATTKSDFENKQVTLENAKDDFKLLIGMSLYDDLLVIPNIAVDTVAVDIAFAIDQGVANRMEIRQREINIETSQFDLIQTKALNEFRGSLGLSLGLFGDNEKFGKVYDAPTDNETVSLSLTIPLWDWGERKSRIKATEATIESANITLEEEHNNIILGIRKVYRNLLNLQNQIEIARQSVTNAQLTYDLNLEKYKNGDLTGMDLNIYQNQLSEKQLSFTNSLISYKLELLNLKIQTLYDFEKKQGVTPKMTIDN; encoded by the coding sequence ATGAAACACTTTGGAAGAATGAACAAAACAATAGTCGGAACAATGCTCCTGATTTTTTTCTTCAGTTATTCAGGTATTTCCCAGCAGGGACTTACGCTTGAACAAGCACTTAACGTTGCAGAGCTGAATAGTCCGACAATGAAGAAGACAAGACTTAACTTAATCAGAAGCCAGGAGAATCTTAATGCGCAGAATGCTTCTCTTAAGTCGAATTTTTCACTTACTCTGAATCCAATTGGGTATACCCAGAACAGGGAATTTAACGATCTTATCTCAAAGTGGAATTCAAGATCTACAACTGAGAGTTATGGCAATTTTACTGTTTCGCAACCAATTGTTCTGACTGATGCAAGGGTATCACTTACCAACAGGTTCGGCTACAAAGATTCTTATAGTGAATACTCGGGGATTACAACAAAAGGATTCAGCAATAACCTGTCGCTCAATCTTGATCAGCCGCTATTCACATACAACAGGACGAAGTTACAGCTGAAAGAGCTGCAGTTATCTCTGGAGAATTCTCAGCTAAGTTATGCGATACAGCTTCTGGCTCTTGAGAGACAGGTAGCACAGGCTTTCTATTATGTGTATCAGCAGCAGCAGAGCCTCGATATAGCAAATCAGGCGTACCAGAATATGCAGAAGAGTTATGAGGTATCGAAAAATAAAGTTGATGCAGGGATCTCGGCCAGGGAGGAGATGTTCCAGGCAGAACTAAACCTTGCTACAACAAAATCTGATTTTGAAAATAAGCAGGTAACCCTGGAAAATGCAAAGGATGATTTTAAACTTCTGATAGGGATGAGTCTTTATGATGACCTTCTGGTTATACCCAACATTGCGGTTGATACTGTCGCAGTTGATATAGCTTTTGCAATAGACCAGGGAGTGGCAAACAGGATGGAAATCAGGCAGCGTGAGATTAATATTGAAACATCACAGTTTGACCTGATCCAGACAAAGGCACTTAATGAGTTCAGGGGAAGCCTCGGATTATCGTTGGGTCTTTTTGGTGATAATGAAAAATTCGGAAAAGTATATGACGCTCCAACCGATAATGAAACTGTTTCACTTTCACTCACAATTCCGCTCTGGGACTGGGGAGAAAGAAAATCAAGGATCAAGGCAACAGAGGCGACAATTGAATCTGCAAACATAACCCTTGAAGAAGAGCATAACAACATAATCCTTGGTATAAGAAAAGTATACAGGAACCTTCTGAACCTCCAGAATCAGATTGAGATAGCCCGTCAGTCGGTTACAAATGCCCAGCTGACTTATGATCTAAATCTTGAAAAATACAAAAACGGTGATCTCACAGGTATGGATCTGAATATCTATCAGAATCAGCTCTCGGAGAAACAACTCTCATTTACAAATTCACTCATTTCATATAAGCTTGAATTACTGAATCTTAAAATTCAGACTCTGTATGATTTTGAAAAGAAACAGGGTGTCACACCAAAAATGACTATAGATAATTAA
- a CDS encoding efflux RND transporter periplasmic adaptor subunit: MKKSIFIIAVGLMIIAGCGNQDQNLTADVEIPVSVEDIKLKSIEEFINTTGTAFPKGEIELKSKITAYYFLEKNPQTGRMWQLGDKVKEGTLIARLEDKEYVNSIKLETNQLNLELTESELKKQESLYEKGGVTLKDLKTASINYANAKTTVENSKLQLEKTRIVAPIDGVIVDLPYYTQGTQVETGKTIAKIMDYQVMYMDVQLPEKYISVIKPGQVVKLTNYTIPEDTIIGNITQLSPAINADTRTFKGNISINNPNLLLRPGMFVKADIITNHKDSVIVIPKSIILSRQRGKTVFIVDRGVVAERIIDTGLENLTEVEVTRGLVKNERVVTSGFETLSNRSKVKIIK, encoded by the coding sequence ATGAAAAAGAGCATTTTCATAATTGCAGTTGGTTTAATGATAATTGCCGGCTGCGGAAACCAGGATCAGAATCTTACAGCAGATGTTGAAATTCCTGTATCAGTCGAGGATATAAAGCTCAAGTCAATTGAAGAATTCATCAATACGACAGGTACTGCCTTCCCCAAAGGAGAGATCGAACTAAAATCAAAAATAACTGCCTACTATTTTCTTGAAAAGAATCCGCAGACCGGAAGGATGTGGCAGCTTGGTGATAAAGTCAAAGAGGGAACACTAATTGCACGTCTTGAAGATAAAGAATATGTCAATTCAATAAAACTTGAGACTAATCAGCTTAATCTGGAACTTACTGAAAGTGAACTCAAAAAGCAGGAATCTCTTTACGAAAAAGGAGGAGTAACACTCAAAGACCTTAAAACAGCAAGCATCAATTATGCAAATGCCAAAACAACGGTTGAAAACTCAAAACTCCAGCTGGAAAAAACAAGAATTGTAGCCCCTATCGATGGTGTAATAGTTGACCTTCCTTATTATACTCAGGGAACCCAGGTGGAAACTGGAAAAACTATTGCCAAAATCATGGATTACCAGGTTATGTATATGGATGTACAGCTACCCGAAAAATATATTTCAGTTATTAAACCGGGTCAGGTGGTCAAACTTACTAATTATACTATTCCGGAAGATACAATCATTGGAAACATCACTCAGCTATCTCCTGCAATTAATGCTGATACCAGGACATTCAAAGGAAATATCTCGATAAATAATCCAAATCTTCTGCTTCGTCCGGGAATGTTTGTGAAAGCAGATATTATAACAAATCACAAAGATTCGGTTATTGTAATACCAAAAAGTATAATCCTGTCGCGACAGAGAGGTAAAACAGTATTCATCGTCGACAGAGGTGTAGTTGCTGAAAGGATTATTGACACAGGTCTGGAAAATCTGACAGAGGTAGAAGTTACAAGGGGACTTGTTAAAAACGAGAGGGTTGTTACGAGCGGATTTGAGACACTGAGTAACAGGTCGAAGGTAAAAATTATTAAATAA
- a CDS encoding efflux RND transporter permease subunit, with the protein MNSIARFAVRYPVTVLMLVLGIVLLGFISFGKLGTDLFPDLNNPKIYIELKAGEKPPEEIEKNYVDQIESLSMRQSDVVQVSSVSQVGTATITVEYDWNKDMDEAFLDLQKELNSFSQNSDLEDFTISQYDPNAAPVMIVGLKNASITNMDDLRKIAENYIRNELVRIEGVADVKLTGVEESEVVIETNKYVLESFGLTSDAIAAQINNYNRNVSGGSIVDMGLKYVVKGVSVLEDMTDLENIVVGFKQTTSGSTTAAQTSATGGVSGRIPVYLRDVATIKLANKDPENIVTINGERCVGLSIYKEPKYNTVDAVKSLEIAITDLEKALPGYEFIRVQDQGAYINSAIGEVKNTLLIGILLAVFVLYIFLRRIGTTLVISVAIPVSIIATFNLMYFNNLTLNIMTLGGLALGAGMLVDNAIVVLENITRLREGGMSLKDAVIQGAGEVGGAITASTVTTIVVFLPIVYLHGASGEMFKDQAWTVAFALISSLLVAMLVIPMLVSTFFRDKKEKVQTAAPVHFTWYERFLESTIDKRNIIILISVILMAGTALLIPQLGSEFMPKSESAEFTVDIKLPEGTSLERTHSTASKTEEIIRGLLGDKIKMIYCKSGPDNNSTLDQTSANKGENSASLKVILTNDFASRTDEVISLIGNYLKTIPDIEISFTREETALQSSLGTAEAPFSLEISGEDYAELERIVNESKVILANNPGLYNITTSLDEGTPEVEIAIDRFKTSYYSVTVESVINQIKSYLSGSAAGSFEKDGEMKDITIKLGDLSLHQLRDLMITAGSVKVPLSELAEIKTIISPREITRRNQARTCYVYAMVNAKSAFDQVVKTSEASLKEIALPVDYKMEFTGEELKRKESVSNLTFALVLSLVLVFMVLAAQFESVLQPFIIMLTIPLAGVGTVLTFFLLDKTLNMMAYIGIIMLGGIAVNNAILLIDRINQLRESGMQKRKAIVTAGTQRIRPILMTSLTTILALLPLTIGIGDSASLRAPMALAVIGGLVSSTLLTLLVIPCVYWVFDSFSNWLTGGKKAEEQPL; encoded by the coding sequence ATGAACAGTATTGCCCGATTTGCTGTAAGGTACCCTGTTACAGTATTAATGCTTGTGCTGGGGATAGTTCTTCTTGGATTTATCTCATTCGGTAAACTGGGAACAGATCTTTTTCCTGATCTGAATAATCCAAAGATCTATATTGAGCTGAAAGCAGGTGAAAAGCCTCCTGAAGAGATTGAGAAAAACTATGTTGACCAGATCGAATCTCTCTCAATGCGCCAGAGTGATGTTGTTCAGGTTTCATCAGTATCACAGGTTGGAACTGCAACTATAACTGTAGAATACGACTGGAATAAGGATATGGATGAAGCATTCCTCGATCTCCAGAAAGAACTAAACTCATTCAGCCAGAATTCAGACCTTGAGGATTTTACTATTTCACAGTACGATCCAAACGCTGCTCCGGTTATGATTGTCGGCCTGAAGAATGCCAGCATCACAAATATGGATGATCTCAGGAAAATTGCCGAGAACTATATCCGTAATGAACTTGTAAGGATAGAAGGCGTTGCAGATGTCAAACTTACAGGTGTTGAAGAGAGTGAAGTTGTTATTGAGACCAATAAATATGTCCTTGAATCATTTGGACTTACCTCTGATGCAATCGCTGCCCAGATAAATAATTACAACAGAAACGTTTCGGGAGGTTCAATCGTTGATATGGGTCTTAAATACGTTGTGAAAGGTGTTAGTGTCCTTGAGGATATGACCGACCTAGAGAATATTGTTGTCGGATTTAAACAAACAACTTCAGGCAGCACCACAGCGGCACAAACTTCAGCCACAGGAGGTGTATCGGGAAGAATACCTGTATATCTCCGCGATGTAGCCACTATTAAACTTGCCAACAAGGATCCTGAGAATATTGTAACAATAAACGGCGAAAGGTGTGTTGGTTTATCAATCTATAAAGAGCCGAAATACAATACTGTTGATGCAGTTAAAAGCCTGGAGATTGCAATTACTGATCTTGAGAAAGCCCTCCCGGGTTATGAGTTTATAAGGGTGCAGGATCAGGGAGCCTATATCAACAGTGCGATTGGTGAAGTAAAAAACACCCTGCTGATCGGGATACTTCTTGCTGTATTCGTACTATACATTTTCCTAAGAAGAATAGGCACTACACTGGTTATAAGTGTTGCTATACCTGTATCCATAATTGCAACATTTAACCTGATGTATTTTAATAATCTCACCCTCAATATAATGACTCTTGGGGGACTTGCACTTGGAGCAGGAATGCTTGTCGATAATGCAATAGTTGTTCTCGAAAATATCACCCGCCTGAGGGAAGGAGGCATGTCTCTTAAAGACGCTGTAATTCAAGGTGCCGGAGAAGTAGGCGGAGCTATAACTGCCTCAACTGTAACAACAATCGTTGTATTCCTTCCAATTGTTTATCTGCATGGTGCCTCTGGAGAAATGTTTAAAGATCAGGCATGGACAGTGGCTTTTGCTCTTATATCTTCTCTCCTTGTAGCTATGCTTGTAATCCCTATGCTTGTTTCAACTTTCTTCAGGGATAAAAAAGAGAAAGTACAAACTGCTGCACCTGTTCATTTCACATGGTATGAAAGATTCCTTGAAAGTACAATTGATAAAAGAAATATAATAATCCTGATTTCTGTAATCCTGATGGCAGGAACGGCATTACTAATTCCGCAATTGGGAAGTGAATTTATGCCTAAGTCAGAATCTGCTGAATTTACAGTTGATATTAAACTACCTGAAGGTACTAGCCTCGAACGTACACATAGTACAGCTTCAAAAACCGAAGAGATAATAAGGGGATTGCTTGGCGATAAAATTAAGATGATTTACTGCAAATCGGGTCCGGACAATAATTCGACCCTTGATCAGACATCAGCAAATAAAGGTGAAAACAGCGCATCTCTAAAAGTAATACTGACAAATGATTTTGCTTCCAGAACTGATGAAGTGATTTCCCTGATCGGAAATTACCTTAAAACGATACCGGATATTGAGATCAGCTTCACAAGGGAGGAGACCGCACTCCAGTCATCACTTGGTACTGCTGAAGCACCATTTTCACTCGAAATTTCAGGAGAAGACTATGCCGAGCTCGAAAGGATTGTAAATGAATCTAAGGTTATACTGGCAAATAATCCTGGACTATACAATATCACCACCTCACTTGATGAAGGTACACCTGAGGTTGAAATTGCCATCGACAGATTTAAAACAAGCTATTACAGTGTAACCGTCGAGAGTGTAATTAACCAGATTAAGAGTTATTTATCAGGCTCTGCAGCCGGAAGTTTTGAGAAAGACGGTGAGATGAAAGATATCACAATTAAGCTTGGAGATCTTTCACTGCACCAACTACGCGATCTCATGATTACGGCAGGAAGTGTTAAAGTGCCGCTCAGTGAACTCGCCGAAATAAAAACTATCATAAGCCCCAGAGAGATTACAAGAAGAAACCAGGCAAGGACATGTTATGTATATGCCATGGTAAATGCTAAATCAGCTTTCGATCAGGTGGTAAAAACATCAGAGGCGTCTCTTAAAGAGATCGCACTTCCTGTCGATTACAAGATGGAATTCACCGGAGAGGAACTAAAAAGAAAAGAATCTGTTTCGAACCTTACATTTGCTCTTGTTCTTTCACTTGTACTTGTCTTTATGGTTCTTGCTGCACAGTTTGAATCAGTATTGCAGCCATTCATTATAATGCTCACAATTCCTCTTGCCGGAGTAGGTACAGTACTAACTTTCTTTCTGCTCGACAAGACGTTAAATATGATGGCTTATATAGGCATAATTATGCTTGGAGGAATTGCTGTAAACAATGCTATACTTCTGATTGACAGAATAAATCAGCTCAGGGAGAGTGGTATGCAAAAGAGGAAAGCAATTGTAACTGCCGGGACCCAGAGGATCAGACCGATACTAATGACCAGTCTTACTACAATACTGGCTCTTCTTCCACTTACTATAGGAATAGGCGACAGTGCATCCCTCAGAGCCCCTATGGCACTTGCTGTTATCGGTGGTCTGGTTTCATCCACACTTCTGACTCTTCTTGTGATTCCGTGTGTATACTGGGTTTTTGACAGCTTCAGCAATTGGCTTACAGGTGGGAAGAAAGCGGAAGAACAGCCATTATAA
- a CDS encoding efflux RND transporter permease subunit, giving the protein MDFILKRRILIIMLFMGITMLGYVSYKKLDVELFPNAQLPALFVQVGTPLEMDPSYIEAQAIIPIEGAIGTLEGIEKIESNISSRYGTITIFYNQNADLKYANLKLQEKIDIVKNSIPAEFIINVIKIDLEQLTNQFMELQVRGEGGIDRIRNIADREIKPELENIDGIAGVQVYGGQENSIEVRLNEKACKANGISINQVRNLLNNNRANKTFAGKVVDGSNEFFVNVTSEYTDVKEIGGIIVKSQGPVLLRDVAEIFFGVKEQSSYSRVNGLDAVTITLVNDNQANLIDLSHDAIDQVDELNKKLASSGVEIVVQNNNAEIMEKNIDEIISLAITGGILAVLILWFFLRNFRLVMIIAVSIPISVYAAFNFFYAFDISINSLTLVGMALAIGMLVDNSVVVLENIYRLAGQGRDPETAVKQGTSEVWRSIFASTLTTVIVFLPFIFASNFMVKMIGKNIGVSIISTLVISLTVALLLIPMATYFLLSATSKGDSQIFKKLSIHDRLIQGYHLVLKASMRKPAATIIGTLVVFFAALLISITLSIATTQEVETPNFRLSVTMPGGSTLEKTDAVVAEIESRLGSLPEKEDIVSRIEENRATVTINLSKEWDKTSKRSLPEIKNDISEKTKNISSAEISMDELSSSGGFSGGGGGGGGESYNPGSDFMNMLGLGTTRESVIIKGQNFEQMKNLADDIKSYIDDLSTINSSSLNVQDNKPEVQLLFDMDYIGRNNFTLGNISQALSTFGREYSSGATFKQGTETYDIMIKYAEEPGAPQEPQDKTIDDLKNLEVSGTNGSVMEMQELSDIVFSSGMGNIHRENQEKRITVTYNFNSEIKDSKDLLEGARLEIESLVSGLSIPSGIAVEIVHEENQLKDFYYLIGVAFLLIFMILAAVFESLATPVVLMFSIPLAALGSLVALILTGNSLLNANTLTGFLILLGVVVNNGIILIDYTNILRKRGNRVQRALMTAGVSRLRPILITAATTIVAMVPLAMGQAEYVSAIGAAFAITVIGGLTLSTLLTLIFIPTFYIGLETALNWFYSQTWKNKTIQFIVFGIMVFLIYTYIDKFLWQLITTILVVILVPATTWFVMNSLRKAKETVIAPEENINIYIQSLVKIYEREKRWSREWKAGAKIRKRLGLEKEFRSWKDLSEIIWQLPLLAFILYFTYFFLDKGFWIFLFSIASWFFLSAVWTTVNRLLTNLYSDNGKKWLKRATSIADFGVFWLIPFANLVWFQIKWENIVVVLILGSLWFTGLFIYKTGQKLSRENIDIYRLEGRFRGLRKTVYRIVAAVPLIGKKKKPFKALSCVSLNIGNGMFGLLGPNGAGKTTLMRIICGILEQSYGKVWINGLDTQKMREELQGLIGYLPQEFGSYENMTAHEYLHYPAMLKNIIDAKIREERVTYVLNAVHMEERRHDKIGSYSGGMKQRMGIAQILLHLPRILVVDEPTAGLDPRERIRFRNLLVELSRERVVIFSTHIIEDISSSCNQVAVLNKGKLRYFGKPIDMTKEAEGHVWQFNIPATEFNSFVATHLVVHHMSEGNNVRVRVISEFSPWEGAINTSPNLEDAYLWLLRRKDYPGNGNNETVKS; this is encoded by the coding sequence ATGGACTTTATATTAAAAAGAAGAATTCTGATCATCATGCTTTTTATGGGTATAACCATGCTTGGTTATGTCTCATATAAAAAGCTTGATGTCGAACTGTTCCCTAATGCCCAGTTGCCAGCATTGTTCGTCCAGGTTGGCACTCCTCTCGAAATGGATCCTTCGTATATTGAAGCACAGGCGATTATACCTATTGAAGGGGCTATAGGAACTCTTGAAGGAATAGAGAAGATAGAATCAAATATTTCATCCCGATACGGAACAATAACAATATTTTACAATCAGAATGCCGATCTGAAATATGCCAATCTGAAACTTCAGGAGAAAATTGATATTGTAAAAAACTCTATTCCTGCTGAATTCATAATCAATGTAATTAAGATAGATCTTGAACAGCTTACAAATCAGTTCATGGAACTGCAGGTCAGAGGAGAAGGAGGAATTGACAGAATAAGAAATATTGCCGACAGGGAAATCAAACCTGAACTGGAGAATATCGACGGCATTGCCGGGGTGCAGGTTTATGGTGGTCAGGAAAACTCAATTGAAGTAAGACTGAATGAGAAAGCCTGTAAAGCCAATGGAATCTCAATTAACCAGGTAAGGAACCTTCTGAATAATAACCGGGCCAATAAAACCTTTGCCGGCAAAGTAGTTGATGGAAGTAATGAGTTTTTTGTCAATGTTACCTCTGAGTATACTGATGTAAAAGAAATCGGCGGTATTATTGTAAAATCTCAGGGACCGGTCTTGCTTCGCGATGTGGCAGAGATTTTCTTCGGTGTTAAAGAGCAGAGCTCATACAGCCGTGTAAACGGTCTGGATGCAGTAACAATTACTCTTGTAAATGACAACCAGGCTAATCTGATAGATCTTTCGCATGATGCAATAGATCAGGTAGATGAATTAAACAAAAAACTTGCTTCTTCCGGTGTGGAAATTGTTGTCCAGAACAACAACGCCGAAATAATGGAGAAGAATATCGATGAGATTATAAGTCTTGCGATTACAGGCGGAATCCTCGCAGTACTTATTTTGTGGTTCTTTCTCCGGAACTTCAGGCTGGTGATGATAATTGCAGTATCTATTCCAATATCAGTTTATGCTGCATTCAACTTTTTCTATGCTTTCGATATCTCCATAAACAGCCTTACACTAGTTGGGATGGCGCTAGCCATTGGAATGTTAGTGGACAATTCCGTGGTGGTTCTCGAGAACATATACCGGCTTGCAGGACAGGGCAGGGATCCGGAGACTGCAGTAAAACAAGGCACTTCAGAAGTCTGGAGATCTATTTTTGCCTCTACTCTAACTACAGTAATAGTTTTTCTTCCTTTCATTTTCGCAAGTAATTTTATGGTGAAAATGATTGGGAAAAACATTGGAGTTTCAATAATATCGACTCTTGTTATTTCATTAACAGTAGCCTTGCTTCTGATACCAATGGCTACTTATTTCCTTCTGTCAGCAACATCGAAGGGTGATTCCCAGATATTCAAAAAACTCTCAATTCACGACCGGCTGATACAGGGATACCATCTTGTGCTTAAAGCGAGCATGCGGAAACCTGCAGCAACGATTATTGGGACACTGGTTGTTTTCTTTGCTGCCCTTCTCATTAGTATCACTCTTAGTATAGCAACTACTCAGGAAGTGGAAACGCCAAACTTCAGACTTTCCGTAACAATGCCGGGAGGATCGACACTTGAAAAAACAGATGCTGTAGTTGCTGAAATTGAGTCGCGGCTGGGATCTCTTCCTGAAAAAGAGGATATTGTATCAAGGATTGAAGAAAACAGGGCAACTGTAACAATCAATCTATCAAAGGAATGGGACAAAACCAGTAAAAGGTCGCTTCCTGAAATAAAAAATGACATTTCGGAAAAGACAAAAAATATTTCGTCAGCCGAGATAAGCATGGATGAACTCTCATCAAGCGGAGGTTTTTCAGGTGGCGGAGGCGGCGGAGGAGGCGAGTCCTATAATCCGGGTTCTGATTTTATGAATATGCTAGGACTGGGAACAACCAGAGAGAGTGTTATTATAAAAGGTCAGAATTTTGAACAGATGAAAAATCTGGCCGATGATATTAAGTCGTATATCGATGATCTCTCAACAATTAACAGCTCAAGTTTGAATGTTCAGGATAATAAACCTGAGGTACAACTGCTTTTCGATATGGATTACATCGGCAGGAATAATTTCACTCTTGGAAACATCTCTCAGGCACTCTCTACCTTCGGCCGTGAATACTCCTCAGGTGCCACATTCAAGCAGGGTACCGAGACATATGATATCATGATAAAGTATGCTGAGGAGCCGGGTGCCCCTCAGGAACCACAGGATAAAACAATTGACGATCTGAAGAACCTGGAGGTGAGCGGAACAAATGGCTCGGTTATGGAGATGCAGGAACTTTCAGATATTGTTTTTTCATCAGGCATGGGTAATATTCACCGCGAAAACCAGGAAAAGAGGATCACGGTAACTTATAATTTCAATTCGGAGATAAAAGATTCTAAAGACCTGCTGGAGGGAGCTAGACTTGAGATAGAATCACTTGTCTCCGGACTGAGTATCCCATCAGGAATTGCTGTTGAGATTGTACATGAAGAGAACCAGTTAAAGGATTTCTACTATCTTATTGGTGTGGCATTCCTGCTGATTTTTATGATACTTGCCGCAGTTTTTGAATCACTTGCCACACCCGTGGTTCTGATGTTCAGTATACCTCTGGCTGCCCTCGGTTCGCTTGTTGCCCTGATTCTTACAGGAAATTCTCTTCTGAATGCAAATACCCTTACGGGCTTCCTGATCCTTCTTGGTGTAGTTGTTAATAATGGAATTATCCTTATTGATTATACTAACATACTGAGAAAAAGAGGGAACCGGGTCCAGAGAGCCCTTATGACTGCAGGTGTCTCACGACTTCGTCCTATATTAATTACAGCGGCCACCACAATAGTTGCAATGGTTCCCCTCGCTATGGGACAAGCTGAATATGTTTCGGCAATAGGTGCTGCATTTGCAATAACAGTAATCGGAGGATTGACCTTAAGTACTCTTCTGACACTGATTTTTATACCAACATTTTATATTGGGCTTGAAACAGCGCTGAATTGGTTCTATTCCCAAACCTGGAAAAACAAAACTATCCAGTTTATAGTTTTTGGGATCATGGTCTTTCTAATCTATACCTATATAGACAAGTTCCTGTGGCAGCTTATCACTACAATTCTGGTTGTGATATTAGTCCCGGCTACAACATGGTTCGTAATGAACAGCCTGAGAAAAGCTAAAGAGACAGTTATTGCCCCGGAGGAGAACATCAATATTTATATTCAAAGCCTTGTAAAGATTTATGAAAGGGAGAAAAGATGGTCGAGAGAATGGAAAGCAGGTGCAAAAATCAGAAAAAGATTAGGCCTTGAAAAGGAATTCAGATCATGGAAAGACCTGAGCGAGATAATATGGCAACTACCGCTGCTTGCGTTCATACTATATTTCACGTATTTCTTTCTTGATAAAGGATTCTGGATTTTCCTTTTCAGCATTGCTTCATGGTTCTTCCTTTCGGCAGTATGGACTACTGTAAATAGGTTGCTAACCAATCTTTACTCAGATAACGGGAAGAAATGGTTGAAGAGAGCTACCTCCATAGCTGATTTTGGAGTATTCTGGCTTATTCCGTTTGCCAATCTTGTTTGGTTTCAGATAAAATGGGAGAACATCGTTGTGGTTCTGATTCTCGGATCTCTCTGGTTTACAGGGCTCTTTATCTACAAAACAGGACAGAAGCTTTCTAGAGAAAATATTGATATATACAGACTCGAAGGAAGATTCAGGGGATTACGTAAAACTGTTTACAGAATTGTGGCAGCAGTGCCTCTGATCGGGAAGAAGAAAAAACCTTTTAAAGCCCTTAGCTGTGTCTCACTGAATATCGGAAACGGAATGTTTGGATTGCTGGGGCCAAACGGAGCCGGTAAAACAACATTGATGAGAATCATATGCGGGATTCTGGAACAGAGCTATGGTAAAGTATGGATAAACGGTCTTGATACCCAGAAAATGAGAGAAGAGCTTCAGGGTCTGATTGGCTATCTGCCTCAGGAGTTCGGGAGTTACGAAAACATGACCGCCCATGAGTATCTTCATTATCCGGCAATGCTCAAGAACATCATCGATGCAAAGATTCGCGAAGAAAGAGTGACATATGTGCTTAATGCTGTCCACATGGAGGAGCGAAGGCACGATAAGATCGGATCATATTCAGGCGGAATGAAACAAAGGATGGGTATTGCACAAATCCTCCTCCATCTTCCGCGTATTCTGGTGGTTGATGAACCTACAGCAGGACTCGATCCACGGGAAAGAATCAGATTCAGGAACCTTCTTGTTGAATTAAGCCGTGAAAGAGTTGTTATATTCTCAACACATATCATAGAGGATATCTCCAGTTCCTGTAACCAGGTAGCAGTACTCAATAAAGGGAAGCTCAGGTATTTCGGAAAACCTATTGATATGACTAAGGAGGCCGAGGGACATGTTTGGCAATTCAATATCCCTGCGACTGAGTTTAATAGCTTTGTTGCAACCCACCTTGTGGTGCACCATATGTCAGAAGGCAATAATGTCAGAGTAAGAGTGATTTCCGAATTTTCACCCTGGGAAGGAGCAATAAACACAAGTCCGAATCTCGAAGATGCGTATCTGTGGCTTCTGAGGAGAAAAGACTATCCGGGAAATGGAAATAATGAAACTGTTAAGTCATGA